The Candidatus Zixiibacteriota bacterium genomic interval TTCAATTCGTTCAGGTAGGACTCTACAGAGGGCTCGCCGAGACGAGCGCGCAGGTCGGCGGGAATATAGCGAAAGGTCGTAATACTGAGACCCTGCGTGAACACCTGGAAGCACTCGTGTCGTTCCAAGACCGAGTACAGCAGTTCGGCCAGCCTGATGTCTTCGGTCATCATGCGCACGTAACCATCACGGCCGACGTGCTGAAGCATGAGCCAGACTTTCAGGGCACGGAATCCGCGTGAGTTCTGGGGGCCGTAGTCCACGAGATTGGTGGCTTCCTCGCCGAAGTGGTAGTACGGCGGATGGTAGGCGAATGCCGCCCGCAGTTTCTCGGGATCACGCACCAGGGCACAGCCGGCTTCGAGCGGTGCGTAGAGCCATTTATGGGGGTCGACCGCTACAGAGTCGGCCTCGCGCAAGCCGAGGATGTCATCGGATAACCCCGGAATGGCGGCGGCGACACCGCCGTACGCGCCATCGACATGAAACCACATCGAATTGTCCCGGCAGTACCGGGCGATCTCACGCAACGGGTCGATGGCGCCGGTGCTGACGGTACCTGCGGCGCCGATGATCAGAAACGGCAGATGGCCGTCGCGCCGGTCCGCGGCGACCATGTGATCGAGGGCGGCCAGATCCATGCGATTGCGTGAGTCCACCGGTACCCAGCGGATGGCATCGGTTCCCAGTCCGGTCAAGTCAGCGGCTTTCTGGACCCAGGTATGCGTTTCACGGGAAGCGTAGAGCGTGAGGAGCCTGGCGCGATGCGCGCGCATCCCCTCTGTCCGGATGTCCCAGTCGGCACACGCGACCCGGGCGGCCATGAACCCGACGAAGTTTGCCATATTGCCGCCGCTGACCAGCAGACCGCCGCAGTCGGTCGGATAGCCCATAAACTCCGCGATCCAACGCACCGTCTGGAGCTCGATTTCCGTACCGACGGGTGCGAGCTTCCAGGATCCGAGGTTGGCGTTGACCGCCGAGGCAAGCAGATCGCCGAGCATACCGAGCGGTGCGGGCGACGATGTAATGTAGCCCCAGAACCGCGGGTGTCCGTTAAACAGGGAGTGAGCGAACAGGAGATCGCAGGCCCGGTCCAGCACTTGTGACGGGTCGGCGCCGGTCGGCGGAAGGGATCGCTCGGTATCGACGATGGCGCGCAGGTCGCCGGGCGTCATCGAAGGACCGACGGGACGATCACGAATGGTATCAAGCAGGTCGCTGATCCGATCGACGAGGCTGTGGCCGAGGCGGCGAAACTGATCGGCAGACAACTCCACCGGGGCTACTCGTTCGGATGGCCTGGCAGTGGCTTTCATAGGTTCCTCTTCTGAATTATCGATTCGCCGACCGGTCAGTGCAGTTATCTGAGTCCTTCGAACAAGTCGCTTTCAACTTTCCGCCCACCGT includes:
- a CDS encoding pyridoxal-dependent decarboxylase, whose product is MKATARPSERVAPVELSADQFRRLGHSLVDRISDLLDTIRDRPVGPSMTPGDLRAIVDTERSLPPTGADPSQVLDRACDLLFAHSLFNGHPRFWGYITSSPAPLGMLGDLLASAVNANLGSWKLAPVGTEIELQTVRWIAEFMGYPTDCGGLLVSGGNMANFVGFMAARVACADWDIRTEGMRAHRARLLTLYASRETHTWVQKAADLTGLGTDAIRWVPVDSRNRMDLAALDHMVAADRRDGHLPFLIIGAAGTVSTGAIDPLREIARYCRDNSMWFHVDGAYGGVAAAIPGLSDDILGLREADSVAVDPHKWLYAPLEAGCALVRDPEKLRAAFAYHPPYYHFGEEATNLVDYGPQNSRGFRALKVWLMLQHVGRDGYVRMMTEDIRLAELLYSVLERHECFQVFTQGLSITTFRYIPADLRARLGEPSVESYLNELNKDLLLRMEKGGEAFVSNAVLENKFLLRACVVNFRTSRADIELLPSIAARLGEEADLSLRPSGLQ